The proteins below come from a single Gloeocapsopsis sp. IPPAS B-1203 genomic window:
- a CDS encoding restriction endonuclease: MTILTVETLCSEATVFSAAESRHPEPLLYGITDGKAVGTYLEQKFRLYLRERYEFLEGNSASGIDFPGLFIDIKVTSIKQPQSSCPFKSARQKIFGLGYSLLIFVYDKADNSTNRTATLSILHTIYVKAEKTADFQMTRGIRSILKNEGNKDDLIAFMLDRNLPIDEIEASNIADEILRNPPSQGFLTISNALQWRLQYGRVIERANQEEGIIAVYRANS; encoded by the coding sequence ATGACAATTTTGACTGTAGAAACCCTCTGTTCAGAAGCCACAGTATTTTCAGCCGCTGAGTCTCGACATCCAGAACCTTTGTTGTACGGTATTACTGATGGGAAAGCTGTCGGAACATACTTAGAACAGAAATTTAGGCTTTATCTCAGAGAACGTTACGAGTTTCTAGAGGGAAATTCTGCAAGCGGCATTGATTTTCCAGGGTTGTTTATCGACATAAAAGTAACCAGTATTAAACAACCCCAGTCATCATGCCCTTTCAAATCTGCAAGACAAAAGATTTTTGGGCTTGGGTATTCACTACTTATTTTTGTTTACGATAAAGCAGACAATAGCACAAACCGGACTGCAACCTTAAGCATTCTGCACACAATTTACGTGAAAGCTGAAAAGACAGCAGATTTTCAGATGACTCGTGGAATTCGTAGCATCTTGAAAAATGAAGGTAATAAAGATGACTTGATTGCTTTTATGCTGGATCGAAATCTCCCAATTGATGAAATTGAGGCATCTAACATTGCAGATGAAATACTTAGAAATCCTCCCAGTCAAGGATTTTTGACTATTTCTAATGCTTTGCAATGGAGGCTTCAGTATGGAAGAGTCATTGAACGTGCTAATCAAGAAGAAGGTATTATTGCTGTTTATAGAGCTAATTCATGA